A window from Montipora capricornis isolate CH-2021 chromosome 7, ASM3666992v2, whole genome shotgun sequence encodes these proteins:
- the LOC138057405 gene encoding uncharacterized protein — protein MTRLNLAVIIWCLWFARVTHSIGQPEIENSKSVRSTTSPSIHPAPKCVGQNVFFPISGLPVIDSKVLGHVIWTRSVLSEIQCEDQCLRFPDCSGYNYQYSGRTGQKACELMSEIGANRTVSKGYVFRGFERKKFQHTLLGSQQCDD, from the exons ATGACGCGGCTTAATCTTGCAG TTATTATTTGGTGTCTGTGGTTCGCCAGAGTGACGCATTCAATAG GACAACCAGAAATAGAAAATAGCAAGAGCGTCAGATCGACAACCAGTCCCTCAATTCATCCAGCCCCAAAATGTGTTGgccaaaatgtattttttccaATTAGCGGATTGCCTGTCATAGACAGCAAGGTTCTGGGTCACGTGATTTGGACTCGGTCTGTTCTCTCAGAGATTCAGTGTGAGGATCAATGCCTGCGATTTCCTGATTGTTCGGGTTACAATTATCAGTACTCAGGGAGGACGGGACAGAAGGCCTGCGAGCTGATGAGCGAGATTGGAGCGAATCGAACGGTCTCTAAAGGATATGTCTTTCGAGGTTTTGAGCGGAAAAAATTTCAACAC ACTCTGTTGGGATCTCAGCAATGTGATGACTAA
- the LOC138057678 gene encoding uncharacterized protein has protein sequence MSLTTGKVLDYTTRTKTCRFCDQGKNSNKKVKVHDRRKNHNASSKAMEPASAVEMFNNAPKQKVKYAFYTGDDDSTTEAHIRQKVSYGVEKFSGIIHMKRSLTTRLYNLSHNTKFANSSILSQKVINYLVKCFSYGVAQNKGNAKAIQKAINCIVPHAFGDHKNCDNKWCRFMQDPASYKHHDLPYGKDLFGDKLRSALENIFSDYCTDAVADKLAPMTNSQRNEALNSVVGSKNPKIRFYGGSESNDFRVACGVAQTNLRYGYVSQTLEALNIEPGKYCTEYNDRMTTKVLQDKIRKSTVDFKRRRSQLNSQKCSQTARKEAREGKTYETGIGLNLELTSIVSSPITDFQARVMAMPHNQFK, from the coding sequence ATGAGCCTAACAACTGGTAAAGTTTTGGATTATACCACAAGAACCAAGACTTGCAGATTCTGTGACCAAGGCaaaaatagcaacaaaaaagtTAAAGTACATGATCGTCGCAAAAATCACAATGCTTCATCAAAGGCAATGGAGCCTGCCTCAGCTGTGGAGATGTTTAACAATGCCCCAAAACAAAAAGTGAAGTATGCATTTTATACTGGAGATGATGACTCCACAACTGAAGCTCACATTCGACAGAAAGTCTCCTATGGAGTTGAAAAGTTTAGTGGCATAATACATATGAAGAGATCCTTAACAACACGTTTATATAATTTAAGCCATAACACCAAATTTGCCAACAGCTCCATCTTGTCGCAAAAGGTAATAAATTACCTGGTAAAGTGTTTTTCATATGGTGTTGCACAGAACAAAGGAAATGCTAAAGCAATCCAGAAAGCCATTAATTGCATTGTTCCCCATGCATTTGGCGACCATAAGAACTGTGACAATAAGTGGTGTAGATTCATGCAAGATCCAGCTTCGTAtaaacatcatgaccttccaTATGGGAAAGACTTGTTTGGAGACAAATTGAGATCTGCCCTTGAAAACATATTCAGTGATTACTGTACTGATGCAGTGGCTGACAAATTAGCCCCCATGACAAATTCACAGAGGAATGAAGCTCTAAACAGTGTGGTTGGTTcgaaaaatccaaaaatcaGGTTCTATGGGGGAAGTGAAAGCAATGACTTTCGTGTCGCGTGTGGCGTTGCACAAACTAACCTAAGATATGGATATGTTAGCCAAACCCTTGAAGCCCTCAATATCGAGCCAGGAAAATACTGTACAGAATATAACGACAGAATGACAACTAAAGTTCTTCAAGATAAAATCAGAAAATCAACCGTGGATTTTAAACGCAGAAGATCTCAACTTAACTCTCAAAAGTGTTCACAGACAGCCAGGAAAGAAGCCCGAGAGGGCAAAACTTATGAAACAGGTATTGGCCTAAATCTTGAGTTGACATCTATCGTGTCCTCTCCTATTACCGATTTTCAAGCACGTGTAATGGCAATGCCACATAACCAGTTTAAATAA